The Methanofollis fontis genome includes the window GGCATTTGCGATGCGCCTCCGTCACCTCGGGCTGGAGGCGTTTGTGGTCGGCGAGACGATCACCCCGGCCATGCGCCCCGGCGACACCCTGGTCGCCTTCTCCGGGTCCGGGGAGACGAACTCGATCGTGGACATCTGCGAGTCAGTGCGGGACCTGGGCGGGCGGATCTGCCTGATCACTGCAACTCCTGAGTCCAGGATCGGGGGGATCGCCAACTGCATCGTCAACCTCGGGGAATACGCCCCCCGGATTCATGGAATTCCCGGACGCTACGAGGTCAGGCAGCTCACCGGCCAGTACCGCTCGGTCTCGACATCACTCGCCCCCTTCGGGGCGCTCTTTGAGATCACCGCCCTCATCTTCTCCGATGCCGTGCTCTCCGCCCTGATGGAGCTCCGGCACTGCAGCCTCGAGGAGATCAAGGGGAGGTTGCCGAATATTCAGTGATGACTGAAGGGGAGGGCCTCGTCCCCTTCGACCATGCACGTCGAACGCTTATACCAGTGACCCTGGGGATCTGGACCCCTCCTCCACCGCATCATTCCAGGTGACGGTCACGCGTTTCTTCGAGCACCATCGCTTTTGTATGGCCTTTTACCCGGTATTTCTATCCTGA containing:
- a CDS encoding SIS domain-containing protein produces the protein MMFPNSKRIPMEEGCYSISELMLLMTERIGETARSLDLGDAGRFIDMIIGAERIYVAGAGRSGLVGRAFAMRLRHLGLEAFVVGETITPAMRPGDTLVAFSGSGETNSIVDICESVRDLGGRICLITATPESRIGGIANCIVNLGEYAPRIHGIPGRYEVRQLTGQYRSVSTSLAPFGALFEITALIFSDAVLSALMELRHCSLEEIKGRLPNIQ